The uncultured Sphaerochaeta sp. genome includes the window TTCCAACCACCTTGGATCCAACCATCCGATTATTGGAGAGATGTGCACAGGAGGCAGGGAAATCAATTAGGACCATCAGTGCCTTGGCCGAGGGAGCTTTCCCTGCCATTACTGCTGGGGATGCAGAAACCCATGACCGGCTGATTGCAGAGACGGCAAAACGGGTAGCTGATTCCTGTGATGTGATTCTTCTTGCACAGGGCTCGATGGCAAGAATGGAAAAGCCACTTGCCGAGCTTACCGGCAAGACGGTGCTCAGCAGTCCTCGCCTTGGTGTTGAGCAGATCAAGGGACTGTTGTAGAAGGAGGAACCCATGGATCTTGAAGCTTTGCATGCAATGTCTTTGCAGCTTAGGAGAGATGTCGTTGAGATGGTTTACCGTACAAAGGATGGCCATCCCAGTCCGAGTTTTTCAGTTGCAGATATTATTACCGCCCTCTACTTTGAGGTGATGAATATTGATCCATCCAACCCTGATAAGAGCGATCGTGATCGCTTTGTACTCTCCAAGGGTCACGCTTGTCCTGTATTGTATGCTGCCCTCGCCAGGCGGGGTTATTTCCCGGTAGACGACCTCTATACCCTGCGATACCTACATTCCAAGTTACAGGGACATCCTTATGCACCAAAGACCAAAGGCCTTGATGCAACCACAGGTTCGCTTGGAAACGGAGTCTCGATTGGATTGGGCATGGCCTTGGCCGCTCGAATCCAGAAGCAAACAAACCGGGTGTATGTAATCACCGGTGATGGTGAGCTTGGTGAAGGAATGCTCTGGGAAGCAGCAATGGCTGCAAGCCATCAGAAGGCAGCAAATCTGACGGTATTCATAGACAACAACAACTACCAGAGTGGAGGGACAGTCGGTGAAGTATCGGGTCCCTATCCTATTGAGGATAAGTGGAAAGCCTTCGGCTGGCATACCCAGAGCATTGACGGGCATGATATTTCCCAGATTCTGAGTGCGGTTGAGAAAGCCAAAGCAGAAACAGAGAGACCTTCGGCAATCATCTGCAAGACGGTTAAGGGAAACGGTGTTTCCTTCATGGTGGGAGAAAACTCCTGGCATAAACGGGTCTATACCGATGAAGAATACCATATTGCCATGAAGGAACTGGGAGGTGTGCTATGAGTAGTGTTGACAGCACGAGAATTGGATTTAGAGACGCACTGATGCACTTGGCGAAAGAGCGTGATGATATTGTATTTGTTTCCACAGACTCGCTGAAGGTGGTCAAGGGTGAACCATTCTTGGAAGCATATCCTGATCGTGTCATTGAACTCGGGATCTCCGAGCAGAACGGGGTGGGTGTTTCCAGCGGTCTTGCTTCCTGTGGCCTGTTGCCCTACATCTGCACCTACGCAGGGTTCTTGACGATGCGCGCTTGTGAACAGATGCGGACATTTGTCTCCTATCCCGCACTGAAAGTCCGCTTTGTTGGTGCAAACGGAGGCTTGCATGGAGGAAACCGGGAAGGGGTCTCCCACCAGTTCATTGAGGATGTGGGAATTCTCAGGACAATGCCCAATTTCACCATTCTCTGTCCTGCAGATGGAAACCAGGTTTATCAAGCGATGCTTGCAAGTGCTGATATCGAGGGACCGGTTTATATTCGGATCGGCAGTGGTCGGGAAGAGAAAGTCTTCCCCGATGGAACACCGTTTCCCTTGGGTAAGGTACGCACCATTGTTGATGAAGGAAATGATGTGGCGTTGTTCTGCCATGGATTTGTTACTAATCGCGTCTTAGAGGCTGCAAGACAGTTGAAGGAACAGGGGATCGGCGTGAAGGTTGTGGAGGTTGCAACCATCAAGCCATTGGATCGAGCAGGAATCGCAGCAATTCTTGGAAAAACAGGTTGTGCGGTAACGATCGAAGACCATACCATCATCAATGGTCTCGGTAGTGCAATTGCAGAGGTGATTGCAGAGGGAAACCCTGCCTACTTGGTACGCTTGGGATTGCAGGATGTGTACGGTGAGTCCGGCTTTCCTGATGAGCTGCTTGATGCCTACGGTATGTCTGTTGAGGATATTATCGAGGGAGCCAAGAAAGCCATCAAACATACAAAGGCATAATTCCTTAGGATTACCTGAGGATAGAAACAAAAGGAGATAGAAACACATGAAAAAGAAGATTGTTGTACTGGTGCTTGTCACCTTGCTGGC containing:
- a CDS encoding transketolase C-terminal domain-containing protein, which gives rise to MSSVDSTRIGFRDALMHLAKERDDIVFVSTDSLKVVKGEPFLEAYPDRVIELGISEQNGVGVSSGLASCGLLPYICTYAGFLTMRACEQMRTFVSYPALKVRFVGANGGLHGGNREGVSHQFIEDVGILRTMPNFTILCPADGNQVYQAMLASADIEGPVYIRIGSGREEKVFPDGTPFPLGKVRTIVDEGNDVALFCHGFVTNRVLEAARQLKEQGIGVKVVEVATIKPLDRAGIAAILGKTGCAVTIEDHTIINGLGSAIAEVIAEGNPAYLVRLGLQDVYGESGFPDELLDAYGMSVEDIIEGAKKAIKHTKA
- a CDS encoding transketolase, whose product is MDLEALHAMSLQLRRDVVEMVYRTKDGHPSPSFSVADIITALYFEVMNIDPSNPDKSDRDRFVLSKGHACPVLYAALARRGYFPVDDLYTLRYLHSKLQGHPYAPKTKGLDATTGSLGNGVSIGLGMALAARIQKQTNRVYVITGDGELGEGMLWEAAMAASHQKAANLTVFIDNNNYQSGGTVGEVSGPYPIEDKWKAFGWHTQSIDGHDISQILSAVEKAKAETERPSAIICKTVKGNGVSFMVGENSWHKRVYTDEEYHIAMKELGGVL